A window from Primulina eburnea isolate SZY01 chromosome 2, ASM2296580v1, whole genome shotgun sequence encodes these proteins:
- the LOC140824103 gene encoding uncharacterized protein, translating to MEHQSAAKKGKTLISSFFKKRDRQASEDTSIPTVLTMQHQSSESLLFPNIQIPSCSSPRDDHQSSSTFIERDPGKRKQICEYHVNVRDEIRRSYLNMGPYQPDMLEYPGTKFGSQNRRFQKKWFQKFYWLEYSPSTNKAYCFYCFLFLNDVNSSNISALVNEGFDNWKRVNQGKTCAFLSHIGSAASSPHTMCERRAENLMRPSQHIDKVMHAQSKEKKEKNRLRLSTSIVAVRWLALQGCAFRGNDESLSSSNRGNFLELVKAFAKMNIEIDEVVLENAPKNAQYIAPEIQKEILHIMANRVRKMVREEVGDKYFCILVDEARDISKREQMAIILRFVNNHGILTERFFAIKSVSDTTSMNLKNEISNVLVHHDLHVKKIRGQGYDGASNMRGAWNGLQALFLKDCPYAYYVHCFAHRLQLTLVSAAKDVSVIWEFFSHLDNIVNIVTSSTKRIAELHTAQRNEIEYMLSIGERDSGSGANQIGNLQRAGATRWSSHYDSVKSLIGMYTATCKVFEVLSDHSPNGRAKAEVRGIYRNMNLENVGGMNFFRKLKFFAQEMKLMCLILIVYIILDVPVGKLQ from the exons ATGGAACATCAATCTGCTGCAAAGAAAGGAAAAACATTGATATCTTCTTTCTTTAAGAAGAGAGATCGTCAAGCTAGTGAAGATACTTCAATTCCTACGGTCCTTACAATGCAACATCAATCCAGTGAAAGTCTTCTATTTCCCAATATCCAAATTCCTTCATGTTCCTCTCCTAGAGACGATCATCAGTCTTCGTCTACTTTTATTGAACGAGATCCGGGAAAAAGAAAACAGATATGTGAATATCATGTTAATGTACGAGATGAGATAAGACGTTCATATCTAAATATGGGGCCTTATCAACCAGATATGTTGGAGTATCCAGGTACGAAATTTGGAAGCCAGAATCGTCGTTTTCAGAAAAAATGGTTTCAGAAATTTTATTGGTTGGAGTATTCGccttcaacaaataaggcatattgtTTCTATTGCTTTCTTTTCCTGAATGATGTTAATTCATCTAATATCTCGGCATTGGTCAATGAAGGATTTGACAATTGGAAAAGGGTAAACCAAGGAAAAACATGTGCTTTTCTTTCCCATATTGGTTCTGCAGCTTCTTCACCTCATACTATGTGTGAGagaagggctgaaaatttgatGAGGCCCTCACAACATATTGATAAAGTGATGCATGCACAATCTAAAgagaaaaaagagaaaaatcgtCTGCGTTTGAGCACCTCAATTGTAGCTGTTCGTTGGCTAGCACTTCAAGGTTGTGCTTTTAGAGGTAACGATGAATCTCTATCTTCATCTAATCGtggaaattttcttgaattggtGAAGGCTTTTGCAAAAATGAATATAGAAATTGATGAAGTTGTGCTTGAGAATGCTCCAAAAAATGCCCAATATATCGCTCCAGAAATTCAGAAAGAGATTTTACATATTATGGCCAATAGAGTACGAAAGATGGTTCGTGAAGAAGTTGGAGATAAATACTTTTGTATTCTTGTTGATGAAGCCCGAGATATATCTAAACGAGAGCAAATGGCCATTATATTGAGGTTTGTGAACAATCATGGGATTTTGACAGAAAGATTTTTTGCCATCAAAAGTGTTAGTGACACTACCTCAATGAATTTGAAAAATGAGATATCAAATGTTCTTGTTCATCATGATCTCCATGTTAAGAAAATCAGAGGCCAAGGATATGATGGTGCTAGCAATATGCGTGGAGCCTGGAATGGACTTCAAGcattatttctcaaagattgtcCCTATGCATACTATGTCCACTGTTTTGCACATCGTTTACAACTGACATTGGTTTCTGCAGCTAAGGATGTTAGTGTTATTTGGGAATTCTTTTCTCATTTGGACAATATTGTTAATATTGTCACTTCTTCTACTAAGCGCATTGCTGAATTACATACTGCACAAAGAAATGAAATTGAGTATATGTTGTCAATTGGAGAACGTGATTCTGGAAGTGGTGCAAACCAGATTGGTAATTTGCAACGAGCAGGAGCTACTCGTTGGAGTTCTCACTATGATTCGGTAAAAAGCTTGATAGGTATGTACACTGCAACTTGCAAAGTTTTTGAAGTTCTCAGTGATCATTCTCCAAATGGAAGAGCTAAGGCTGAAGTTCGGGGGATTTACAGAAACATG AATTTAGAGAATGTGGGTGGAATGAATTTCTTCAGGAAATTAAAGTTTTTTGCTCAAGAAATGAAATTGATGTGCCTGATCTTGATTGTCTATATAATATTGGACGTTCCTGTCGGCAAACTacaatag
- the LOC140822952 gene encoding 3-isopropylmalate dehydrogenase, chloroplastic isoform X1 encodes MRIKCEPFFVTQEIGYRFELKFKEMPMGGATLDLTGVPLPEESLSAAKESDAVLLGAIGGYKWDNNEKHLKPETGLLQLREGLKVFANLRPATVLPQQNLFTG; translated from the exons ATGAGGATAAAGTGTGAACCTTTTTTTGTCACTCAGGAAATCGGATACA GGTTTGAGTTGAAGTTCAAGGAAATGCCAATGGGTGGAGCAACCTTGGATTTGACTGGAGTTCCCTTACCGGAGGAGAGCCTATCTGCTGCAAAGGAGTCTGATGCTGTTCTTCTAGGAGCCATTGGAGG GTATAAATGGGATAATAATGAGAAACACCTAAAGCCTGAGACAGGGCTGCTTCAGCTTCGAGAGGGTCTTAAAgtgtttgcaaacttgaggcctGCTACTGTTTTACCCCAG
- the LOC140822952 gene encoding 3-isopropylmalate dehydrogenase, chloroplastic isoform X2 has protein sequence MPMGGATLDLTGVPLPEESLSAAKESDAVLLGAIGGYKWDNNEKHLKPETGLLQLREGLKVFANLRPATVLPQQNLFTG, from the exons ATGCCAATGGGTGGAGCAACCTTGGATTTGACTGGAGTTCCCTTACCGGAGGAGAGCCTATCTGCTGCAAAGGAGTCTGATGCTGTTCTTCTAGGAGCCATTGGAGG GTATAAATGGGATAATAATGAGAAACACCTAAAGCCTGAGACAGGGCTGCTTCAGCTTCGAGAGGGTCTTAAAgtgtttgcaaacttgaggcctGCTACTGTTTTACCCCAG